The following proteins come from a genomic window of Proteinivorax hydrogeniformans:
- the lepA gene encoding translation elongation factor 4, which yields MDQQKIRNFSIIAHIDHGKSTLADRILEHTGTLTDREMSEQVLDQMDLEKERGITIKLQAVALDYKAQDGESYKLNLIDTPGHVDFAYEVSRSLAACEGAILVVDAAQGIEAQTLANVYLAMENDLEIIPVINKIDLPNADVEKVKKEVVDVLGVDAESIVLASAKEGIGIEDILEAVVTNVPAPETENNKPLRALIFDSHFDNYKGVIVYTKVVEGEIKKGEKIKMMSTGKSFEVIETGKFRPAPVSVDKLSAGEVGFIVAGIKEVKDTRVGDTITKLSSEANKPLPGYKKANPMVYCGLYPVDNSDYTELRDALDKLILNDAALVYEPESSVALGFGYRCGFLGLLHMEIIQERLEREYGLDLIITAPNVIYHVYDLEENMIKVDNPAQLPERSEIQRIEEPYVKASVIVPQDYIGAVMEICQEKRGTFKTMDYLDDIRVMIHYDIPLSEILYDFFDNLKSKTRGYASLDYEFLGYKPSELVKLDIKLNEEIVDALSVIVHKDNAYSRGRALASKLREIIPRQMFEVPIQAAIGNKIIARETVKAMRKNVLAKCYGGDITRKRKLIEKQKEGKKRMKQLGTVEVPQEAFMAVLRLE from the coding sequence ATGGACCAACAAAAGATAAGAAACTTTTCAATAATTGCTCATATAGACCATGGAAAATCCACCCTTGCTGACCGCATCTTAGAGCATACAGGGACCCTTACAGATAGGGAGATGTCTGAACAGGTATTAGATCAAATGGATCTAGAAAAAGAACGTGGAATAACTATCAAACTACAGGCGGTTGCATTAGATTACAAAGCCCAAGATGGTGAAAGCTATAAGTTAAACTTAATAGATACTCCTGGTCATGTAGACTTTGCTTACGAAGTTTCTAGAAGTTTAGCTGCATGTGAAGGAGCTATTTTGGTTGTGGATGCTGCTCAAGGTATAGAAGCTCAAACATTAGCAAATGTTTATCTTGCAATGGAAAACGATTTAGAAATAATTCCTGTAATTAACAAAATCGATCTTCCTAATGCCGATGTCGAAAAAGTAAAAAAAGAGGTAGTTGATGTGCTAGGAGTCGACGCTGAGTCTATAGTATTAGCATCAGCTAAAGAGGGAATTGGCATTGAAGACATTTTAGAGGCTGTAGTTACTAATGTGCCTGCTCCAGAAACAGAGAATAACAAACCATTAAGAGCCTTAATTTTTGATTCCCACTTTGATAACTACAAAGGGGTTATTGTATATACTAAAGTAGTTGAAGGAGAAATCAAAAAAGGCGAAAAAATAAAAATGATGTCAACGGGAAAATCGTTTGAGGTAATAGAGACCGGTAAGTTTAGGCCTGCCCCTGTTTCTGTAGACAAGCTTTCAGCGGGAGAAGTTGGGTTTATTGTAGCTGGCATAAAAGAAGTGAAGGATACCCGAGTTGGTGATACAATAACTAAATTATCGTCAGAGGCGAATAAACCTCTTCCAGGTTACAAAAAAGCTAACCCTATGGTCTATTGCGGCCTTTACCCTGTTGATAACAGCGACTATACAGAGCTTAGGGATGCATTAGACAAGCTGATATTAAATGATGCAGCTTTAGTATATGAGCCAGAGAGTTCTGTAGCTTTAGGTTTTGGTTATCGCTGTGGCTTTTTAGGCTTGCTACACATGGAAATTATCCAGGAAAGGCTAGAAAGAGAATATGGTTTAGACCTGATAATTACCGCACCAAATGTTATTTATCATGTATATGATCTTGAAGAAAATATGATTAAGGTGGACAACCCTGCTCAGTTGCCTGAAAGATCAGAAATACAAAGAATAGAGGAGCCTTATGTAAAAGCATCAGTCATAGTACCACAGGATTATATAGGTGCAGTAATGGAAATTTGTCAGGAAAAACGGGGAACATTTAAAACCATGGACTATCTAGATGACATAAGGGTAATGATTCATTATGACATACCTCTTAGTGAAATTTTATATGACTTTTTTGATAACTTAAAATCAAAAACACGAGGATACGCTTCGCTTGACTATGAGTTTTTAGGCTACAAACCATCTGAATTAGTTAAGCTTGATATAAAGCTTAATGAAGAGATAGTTGATGCCCTATCTGTTATTGTGCACAAAGATAATGCATACAGTAGGGGACGGGCTTTAGCATCAAAGCTTAGAGAAATAATTCCACGTCAAATGTTTGAGGTTCCAATCCAAGCGGCCATAGGAAATAAAATTATTGCTAGAGAAACAGTAAAAGCAATGCGAAAAAATGTTTTAGCCAAATGCTATGGTGGGGACATAACTCGAAAAAGAAAGCTAATTGAAAAACAAAAAGAAGGTAAAAAGCGAATGAAGCAATTAGGAACAGTCGAAGTTCCCCAAGAAGCTTTTATGGCAGTGCTGCGCTTAGAGTAA